The following proteins come from a genomic window of Ailuropoda melanoleuca isolate Jingjing chromosome 2, ASM200744v2, whole genome shotgun sequence:
- the LOC117801164 gene encoding uncharacterized protein LOC117801164, with translation MSVSCHWCLGCPTIGSVHSPVGGHKASLGLLGIKPMQTSFYMGRPFLFSWACVSGGGIAGSGAFEVFQRGGSVHSSGRRLFRGSSSGWEWAAPGWDSRWAVGGTQLLLQTRSRAPFPPSSRAASDWPRRCLGFLQIPEECVHLLKIKRHVLWGPLGLLTPRFPSVDCVCILSGSGQTHTQGGLARSLLQVGGKAYLRTAMTTAGDGPRVLRPHGLLCWGHCVPSLLECTLIFSRSKWSLRQSCPLISRAHITWAFGVFSLWGTSHFKNPSVCALCTTAKELHLQEFSVVGVLTRGRCVTPRKCCCFWVPS, from the coding sequence ATGAGCGTTTCCTGTCACTGGTGCCTTGGATGTCCCACCATCGGTTCTGTGCATTCTCCTGTTGGCGGACACAAggccagtttggggctattaggAATAAAACCAATGCAGACATCCTTCTACATGGGCAgacccttccttttctcttgggcTTGCGTGTCTGgcggtggaattgctgggtctgGCGCGTTTGAAGTGTTCCAGCGTGGTGGGTCTGTTCACTCTTCCGGCAGGCGGCTCTTCCGTGGTTCCTCGTCTGGGTGGGAGTGGGCGGCACCAGGCTGGGACAGCAGGTGGGCAGTGGGTGGGACCCAGCTCCTCCTGCAGACCCGTTCCCGTGCCCCCTTTCCGCCTTCGAGTAGAGCTGCTTCGGATTGGCCTCGCCGTTGCTTGGGGTTTCTGCAAATACCTGAAGAGTGTGTTCACCTTCTAAAAATCAAACGCCATGTGCTGTGGGGTCCTCTGGGCCTCCTGACACCCCGTTTCCCCAGTGTCGACTGTGTGTGTATACTGTCTGGTTCAGGTCAGACTCACACCCAGGGAGGTTTGGCTCGCTCTCTTCTGCAGGTAGGTGGCAAGGCTTACCTGCGCACGGCAATGACCACCGCAGGAGACGGTCCCCGGGTTCTGAGGCCGCACGGGCTGCTCTGCTGGGGCCACTGTGTCCCTTCGCTCCTAGAATGTACCTTGATCTTCTCAAGGTCAAAGTGGTCTTTAAGACAGAGTTGCCCGTTGATTAGCAGAGCTCACATCACCTGGGCATTCGGGGTCTTCAGCCTGTGGGGGACCAGTCATTTCAAGAATCCTTCTGTGTGTGCCTTGTGCACGACTGCGAAAGAGCTTCACCTCCAAGAGTTTAGTGTGGTGGGTGTGCTGACTCGGGGCCGGTGTGTAACACCCAGAAAGTGCTGCTGCTTTTGGGTGCCTTCGTGA